A stretch of the Nicotiana tabacum cultivar K326 chromosome 6, ASM71507v2, whole genome shotgun sequence genome encodes the following:
- the LOC107824631 gene encoding 14 kDa proline-rich protein DC2.15-like, translated as MASKTSASVTLFLSLNLLFFAIVSGTDCGSCHYNLPSTGNGGGNSGNIGGSGNGGGSGNGGGSGYGGRGGNGQARCPRDALKLGVCANLLGGLVGAVIGTPPTMPCCSLIAGLADLEAAVCLCTAIRANVLGINLNVPLSLSLVLNNCGRNPPTGFTC; from the coding sequence ATGGCTTCCAAAACAAGTGCCTCAGTTACCCTTTTCCTCTCTTTGAATCTCCTTTTCTTTGCCATAGTCAGTGGAACTGATTGTGGCTCTTGTCATTATAATCTTCCTAGCACCGGTAATGGTGGTGGCAATAGTGGTAATATTGGTGGCTCGGGCAATGGCGGCGGCTCTGGCAACGGAGGAGGTTCGGGTTATGGCGGCAGAGGTGGCAATGGACAAGCCAGGTGCCCCAGAGATGCTCTGAAGTTGGGTGTATGTGCTAATTTACTCGGTGGATTGGTGGGCGCGGTAATTGGGACTCCTCCAACGATGCCATGCTGCAGTTTGATCGCGGGGCTGGCGGATTTAGAGGCGGCAGTTTGTTTGTGCACAGCCATAAGAGCAAATGTGCTGGGAATAAATCTGAATGTGCCACTCTCTCTCAGTCTTGTTCTCAACAACTGCGGAAGGAATCCTCCTACTGGCTTCACTTGCTAA
- the LOC107827031 gene encoding 14 kDa proline-rich protein DC2.15-like: MAFKTQASVTLFLSLNLLFFVLVTGNHCDTCHNIGGGGSGNGSGAGNGGGAGNGGGSGNGGGGGNGQGRCPRDALKLGVCANLVGGLVGAVIGSPPTMPCCSLIAGLADLEAAVCLCTAIRANVLGINLNVPLSLSLVLNNCGRNPPTGFTC; encoded by the coding sequence ATGGCTTTCAAAACTCAGGCCTCAGTTACTCTTTTCCTATCACTGAATCTCCTCTTCTTTGTTCTTGTTACTGGAAACCATTGTGACACTTGCCATAACATTGGTGGTGGAGGTTCTGGAAACGGCAGTGGTGCCGGCAATGGCGGTGGAGCTGGAAATGGTGGTGGTTCGGGCAATGGCGGCGGAGGTGGCAATGGGCAAGGCAGGTGCCCGAGAGATGCTCTGAAGTTGGGTGTATGTGCAAATTTAGTTGGTGGATTGGTGGGAGCGGTAATTGGGAGTCCTCCAACGATGCCATGCTGCAGCTTGATCGCGGGGCTAGCGGATTTAGAGGCGGCAGTTTGCTTGTGCACAGCCATAAGGGCAAATGTGCTGGGAATAAATTTGAATGTGCCACTCTCTCTTAGCCTCGTTCTCAACAACTGCGGAAGGAATCCTCCTACTGGCTTCACTTGTTAA